TGGTATCTGGTTAAACTCTCCTTCTGGCGACAAGGGCGATCTCTCCAGACGCTCACCGCATTTCTGCTGATATTTCTACTAGCGGGAATCATCGTTGTCGTTGCAACAGTCAACGCCAGTTTCGGCAGACCCGGCTGGAACGTTTCCAACTTTACCCGTGATCTGATCGTTGGCCGGGACAATATCCCCGGAGTTTATCTGAATCTTCTGTTGCCTTTGATGTGTTTGTGCTTTGGAACGCAGGCGTTGGGTGGTGAATGGGAAGAACGAAGCCTAGTCTGGGTTCTAACTCGACCGATTCCTCGTTCCTTGATCTATTTAGCCAAATTTACCGCTGCCCTGCCCTGGACATTGGCAACCACCCTGGGTGGATTCTGGCTCGCTGGTTTTGCAGCAGGTTCCCGGTCTGTTGATTTAAACTGGAACCAATCCCTGGCTCAAAGGCTAACCGAAATGGGGCCATTCAGCGCACCTTTTCTGTTGCCTGAAATTCTGGAAGCTGGCAACTTGCGTCCAGACGTCACTTGGCCAGGTATCGAAGTTGTATCAGCTCTATGGCCTTGCGTAATGATGGGTAGTATTGCCTACCTGGCGCTTTTTATGCTCTTTGGTGCCGTGTTTCGTCGCTCCACCGTGATGGGAATGACGTATGCTTTCCTGTTGGAAGGATTAGTTGGATCAATGCCGGGTTTGTTAAAAAGAGGAAGCTTGTCTTTCTATACCCGCTGTATGTCGTATGATTGGGCGGGAAGTACCAGTTGGGCAACAGCCAATGGAATGCTGGGGATCGATCCAACTCGAAACAGTCTGGTGCTACCCGTACCCGGTGTGGTAGCACTAAGTGTGCTGATATTGATCACGATACTGCTATTGGCCCTCGGAGCCTGGCGGTTCTCCCGAAAAGAATTCCACGATTTGACTTGAGCTTGCCATGTCTACCTCGATACACAACTTGAATGAACGGTCAGGAACTCATTCCATTCCCCGTCACGGTGATGCCGGGGATCGCTCGCTGGTGCAGGTGTTCCATCCACCAGCAATTACCATTGCCATCAGCCGGGAAACCGGTGCACGTGGTGCCAGTATTGGCAAACGGGTCAGCAAGAAACTGGGATGGTCCTACTACGATCAGGAACTGCTACATTACCTCGCCCAAGGCAGTCGACTGGAAGATGAAATATTCACCCAATTGACTCCTGAAGCACGCGAATGGGTCGGTGAGAATTTCGCGATGCTGCAGCAGGAAAACCGGCTGATCAAGGACGCCAAAGAACAGGACATGGCTCAGGTCATCCTGGCTATTGCAGCTAAAGGTAAAGCAGTGATTGTGGGACGCGGTGCTGGTGCATTACTTCCTGCACAGTGTGTCATGCATGTACGCATCCTGGCACCTCTGGAAGACCGTGTCACCTGGATCAGGCAGATTCATCGTCTCACACGTGATCAGGCACTGGATTTTATACAACGGCAGGATAAGCAGCGGGCGGGCATGCTGGATGCTCATTTCCGCAAGTCAGCGCGAGATAACGTGATTTACGATATGATGTTGAATTCTTCCCGTTTGGGTGAGTTAGGGTGTGCCTCAGTGATTGCAGAAGCTGCCCGACTGAAGCAGAACCTCGGAGCCTTTTCAGGTTCTGCCATGCCAATTCAGGAGTCTACTCTTTAGTTTTCTGCTTGCGTAGAAACAACGCACCCGACCAGACCAGATAAAGTAGCGCTACGAGAAAAACACAGGCGTATTCAGAAACCAGTTCATGTCGAACGGGTCTTCCATCATAGACTGCTGGTTCGTTCTTCCAGATGGCAAGCATGAGACTTGCCAGGGGCACCGTCACCGCCAGGGTGAGCAGCGTCCAGAGTAGTGCTGCAAAGTGAAATAACCGACGTCGTTTTATCTGGCTGCGCATGCCTTCAGCCAACGTCAAGTAGCCGAGCCCTAACACGAGTGGGATGAGTGCCTGCCATTCCGGAATGGGTATGACGAACCTGGCCCCAGCCCCCAGTGCAAAAATCAGCAGGCCGGTAATAAAGGTCAGCCAGATCATGGGCATGGAAAGAATGAACCCGCAGGGTTATGTGCTCACACCTGCGGGTATAGTAGTATGTTGCCTATCAGTTGGTTATCTTCTTCACCAGTTCAAACACTGCTCCCGTGACGGCACTCTTGGTCTCGTACCCAGCAATGCTGCGTACCATTTCAAAGAGAAGGAATCCGGTAAAGATCATGATCAACGCGGTTGGCAGGTGCACCAGGCTGACCCAACCCCATTCTGCTGCACGGGCAGGTGCACCAGCATACACTTCTTCATCTGCCACTTCCACAACAGCCTCTTCATCATCGCCTGCCAGTTGCTGACGACGACCTCGTGCCGAGGCGGCACTAGCGGCTGCCATGTCAGTGGTAGCATCATCTTCATCGATAACCACTACTTCACTGCCGGTTTCATCGACGATGGCTGCATCATCATCCAGTGCCAATTCGAAGTCTGAATCTTCCGTAACCATGACTTCTTCGCTAGGAATGCGAGCCGTCGATGAACCACTCGAATCAGGCGAAGAATCCAGTGCAGACATGTTGCCACTGGAGGAATCAGCACTCAGATCAAAGTCGCTGCTGGAATCTTCCGGTACCTGCAGAGACAAATCGAATTCAGATGATGTATCTTTCGGACCACCATCCGGGCGAGGTGTGTAAGGCATCACTGCCAGTTCTTCACTACTGGCTGGTTCCAGGTTGAGTTCAAACGTGCTGGATTCGTCTGGAACAGGTGGCAACTTGGCTCGCATCGAACCACCCTGTGCAGGAGTCTGCACTGCACCACCCAGATCGACAATGTCTCGCTGCTTGGCAGCCAGATCAAGATCGATGTTATCCATCGAGGGAGTCGTAAAATCAAAAATGCTGTCGTTCGGCCCGGGTGCTACGGGATTCAGTTCAAACTCACTGCTGGTATTAATGCCAGGCTTGGATGGTGGTTTGAGTTTGCCGGTGTCGCCTTTAGGTGGCTTGATCTTACCCGAACCGGTAGGCAGTTTGCCTGACCCGCCTGTGGGCAGTTTGCCTGAACCGGCAGGGATAGGTGGAGGAACCAGTTTGCGGGAAGATGGCGGATCACTGATCGGCTTCATATCGAAATCAACCAGGTGCACACCCATATCGGGCAGACGACCGGACGGGCTATCGAGCCGAACTCGGCTGTCGCCGCTAGTTCCACCCAATGGTTCTCGCCCCAGTGGAACCGAGCTTTCATCATCAAAGCTCATTGGAGTGGCCGGCCCCAGTTTATCACTCTTGGCTGGCTTATTGCCAAAAACAAAGGAAGACGATGAGGGAACGCCAGAATCTTCGTCGCCCGCCAGTGCACCGAGGTCTACTTTTCCGGTATCCCCTCCTGCACTGGGCTTGCCTTTGGTATCTTTTTGAATTTCAGCGCGTTCTCCTGCAAATATATCGGAGGGAGCACCCTGAAGATCCGGATCAGAAAGACGGAAATTGGGATTGCTCACTAAACCACGTCGCGTGGCTAATTCATCAACGTCGGAGACTTTAAACCGCCAGGTTCCACGGTCTGCAAAAGCACGGATTTCGCGATGTTGAGCCATCGCATTCAATTCCTGCGTCGTCAGCCCCAGCTTCTTGGCTGCATCTTCCAAACTGTAAAAGTCTTGTGACATGTCAGCCTCCCAGACGGTTCGCCTGGCCCCATGTGGCAATGCACGTTCCTACGAAAATGTACCGGTACATTTCCGCCACCTTCTCGATTCTAACCGGGTTCCCTCTCTTTGCAAGAAAAGCTTCAACGGAGTTCACCACTTAGACGGAAAAATCATCCGAAACAAGGCCGTTCACACCGATTACACCGATCGCAACTACGATTCAGGCCTGAATAGCTCCACAAGACACCTCATGTGACGGAAAGCATAACCTACAATCCAAAAGCATCAGACATACGGGTACTATCGGTGGTGTTTCACACTTGGGTGCTTGTTTCAATGTTGATGCTGTGTTAAGTTCAGGCATTAAAAGGATTTATCAGCCTGTTGAATAAACTGTGGGAGGGTTATCCGGTACTCGGGATGACCATGCTGGATGCGCGAAACTCAATGGTTGAGCATCCAAATGCATGAGTACAAGCGTAACCCTGCAACATCTTTCCTTTTTATTCAACAGACTCTTAATATTGCTGATCACTTATATGCTACGTGCCAGCAGCAATTCAGGAGAATTCTGTGTGCCTCATCATCCTATCGACATTGCTATTACCAAGCGAAATGGATGTCAATTCGTTATTGACCATGCACACTGCAGCATTGCAGTCAATTAGTACATTGCAGTGTGATATGGAAATAGAACAGCATAATAAGGAAAAAATCTACAAGGGAAGTGGCGCTTATGTCAGGTCGGGGACTTCAGCAAAAGCTATCGAAAAGAATCTAGTACCAGGGCGAAAAATTGAAAGTCTTTCTATCAACGGGATAACAAAACGCCTCATGTTCGCTAATGGAAATTACACCGTAGGTATATTCGACTCCAGACTAGAAATACTCACGGAATGTGATGCATGGTTCTATGCCCTCCTCATAGTTAGACGTCCTGGAAAGCTCGAGCCGATTTCACTAAGTGAACTCGTTAGTGAATCGCAAAATGTCACGGTTCGCGAAACTACTAGCGAAGGCATAAAACGGCTTGTTCTCAAAATGTCATATTCTAATCCCAAGGATACTAACGAACGATGGGATATTAATATTGAGTTTAACCCGACGAAGAACTACCTGATCAATAATATAAAATACTATTCGGTCGGTTCTACTTATCCTCATGTCTTACTGCATTATCATATTCCATCTTTTCAAGAAGTGGCTTCGGGAATTTATTTTCCACAAAGGCTAGTTTATGATTGGTCGGTCAAAGAGGAGCGTCATGGGAAAATATTAGTAACTTTCAAGAACTTGCAATGCAATAAGCCTATCAACAATCATGATTTAACAATTAGATATCCAAGAGGAGTCAAGGTGAGAGATTTGATCAGAGGGACTATGTACAATTACGATGAAAATGGTTCCATAATCTCAAAAGAAGTTCCGATAAACCATAATTCCAAGCCGCTGGAGAATACGGATATCAAGGCTAAGCCAAGTGACACTGTGCCTAAAAAAGTAGTCTACGATACCTCTGCCGAGTCGCAGAGTTGGCCATGGATTGTTTATGTGCTTCTAGGTGTTGTTGCGATCTCTATCGGGTATTTTGTATACACCTTCCTGGTGAATCGGCTGTCAAGTTCCAAGGGCTAACGTGATGCGGAACTACTTTTCCAAAAATATACTCCTGATTTTTCTTATCCTGTTTCCAATTATTATATTCGTGCTGAGCCGTTTTCGTGCATACACCGTCGAGAGTACAGCGCCAAAGCTATCTTTAGTCGATGTTGTCAATCTCGGTGAGCGGGATCTTGGCGAGAAGATCGTATCACCTCTGACTATTACGAACAATGGAAACAGCGATCTTGTGCTGGATGATCAAAGGTCCAGTTGTGCCTGCTCTGGTCTTTGCGTCAAGGAAAATAATGTTCTTTCCTTACTGGAAAAGGCGGTAGTGGATGCTGGATCATCGCGAACCTTTTACATTCAAGTGACTGCCACTGGACTCTCAGGCCAACCCCGGCAACATATCCTCGACTTGCGAACGAATGATCCACAGTTTCCCAGGAAGCAGATTCAAGTATCTATTTCCAAGATTCGTGCAGGGCCTTACACTCAGCCCTCTTCACTACTCTTTGGCAAAGTAAACAAGGGTGAAAAAATATCTAAAACGATCGAGGTTCGTCACCCTGATTCCAAAACACTACGCCTTCAGCAAGCTGTGAGTAATGATCGAAGGATAACGGTGAGATTGCTGCCGACTGTCGAAAAGGCAAATAAGGATATCGACCCAAGGAATGATCATCTGTCAGGCTTGATAGAAGTTTCGATAGACACTAGCACAGCTGGTGAGATCAACTCAATAGTTCAATTGCTTTTCACTGAAAAGCCAACTGGCGAACTTAACTTGCCAGTCCATGGAATCATTCAAGAAGAGATCGTAGCTTTCCCAACAGTGATACTGCTCCCTAAAACGACGGAAAGTGGTCTCCAATACAAGGCAACCGTACGACTTTCTGCGAGCGATGGAAGCCTGTTTTTCGTGAGTAAAGTAACTTCACCGAAAATGGTCCAGGTCACCTCTCAAAATGATGAGGTTCCATCTCAAGCACATCAAATGCAAATAACCTTAGGTGAAGATTACAGTAGCGATGAGCCTCAGGAGCACATTCTCCACTTTGATTGCAGGAAAGCAGAAAGTGGTAACGTAATCACCATGAAGGTTAAACTCATCCTGCAACCGAAAGGTCGGCGATGAGAAAAGCCATTACTCTTGTTGAAGTTATCGTTGTCGTGGCGATCATACTGATTCTCATCGCGCTTGCCCTGCCAGCGGTGCAGAAAGTGCGTCGTGCAGCCGATATTCTGAAATGTAAATCCAATATGAAGCAGATGGGGATCGCTTTCCATAATCGACAAGCATCGCATGGGCAATTTTCTTTGCCGGATACTTCTACTTCACCTGCCAACCGGCAGGATTTGCTGGGCTGGTTAGTGCATATGCTCCCCGACATCGAGCAGGATGCTGTTTTTGCGAAGGCGATTCAAGACCTGGAAATATCCCGAGACACCAGTTCTGATCCAAGACACACGGGGCTGGCGAAGGTGATCCCCCTTTATGTATGTCCTACCGATACTCGTCTCTATGCACCACGCGTGTATCCTAACGGACTGGAAGTTGGCTACACCTCTTATCTCGGCGTGTTACAAGTACAGAAACTTGGTCCTTTGCAAGTAATAGCAGGTCCTCAGTTTTTAACTGCGCCGCTCGGTATGAGTAAACAGTCGTTTTCATTAATTAAAGATGGTGTCAGCAATACCGCCATGGTCAGCGAACGCCCACCTCCCGATGGAAATGTTTATGCTGGTAGCTGGTATACTGCATTTTATTATAGCGGTAATCCTTTTCGCTGCGAGGGACCACACTCCAAGATGGATTTGGGACCAGATGCACTCAAGTTTCTTCTTAACCAAAATAGCTGCCCGGAAGATTGCATCGTAAAAACGTATCTTGGCCCAGGAAGGTTGGATAACCCCTGCGATCGATTTCATCTGTGGAGTCTGCATGGGCTCGGCGCCAATTTTCTGTTCGCAGACGGATCCGTACGTTTTCTCAGCTATTCTGCCAATGCCATGATGCCTTCCATCTTTTCCATTGATGGAGGCGAAGCAGTGGAATTGCCCGATTGAGTGTTGTCTTGCTGTAAAATCGCTTGTGGAAAGCTGTTTTCCATCCATTTTTAACCAGTTCACTTGCACCGTATCCAATCATGATGCAAATACTCATGAGGGCATGATGCCCGGTTCATGAGTTGTGCCGACGATGATAACCGCAACTCGTGAGGGGGGCGTCCGAGCTTTCATGGGTGATAGTCAGCCTATCCAACTGGCAGGCTATCACCTCAGATTGCTTCTGCTCTGTTCTCAACACCGCCCTTTCCTCTGCAGACTTCCCTGCCCTTATTGACCCCATCAGACAGGTACCCTACGCTGAACGTAGTATAGATACATGGCATGCAGTGGGTGCCATGGTTTGCGTGTACTCACGCTAACCATGCCAATTCACCGCATGGTTACTATGGGGCTTACTTAGTAACGTAAGTGCAGTTTCCTTTCATCAGCTACAGGTCCTTCATGGCTGCTCCTCAACCTAAATCCAGTCCAGTCAAGTCAGGAACTGTCACGCCACTTCCACCATCCAGTTCAAACCTTGCTCATTCCGAAAGTGATTCCGGCAGCGCACCGCTTACCCCAGAATTACTGACAAGTTATAACCAGTCACATTACCGGCTGTTGCTATGGCTCTGCGTGCTGATGGCTTTTGTGCTCTCTTGCTTTCCCATCAGCGATCCCGATATCTTCTTCAGCTTGCAGACCGGTCGATTGATTGTATCCCCTGAAGCTGGCGAAAATTCTCAGCCAACCAACTTCCCGTGGGGCAAGGATCCCTACGGCTACGCAGAAGGAATCGACGCGCCGTGGTATCACACAGGCTGGCTGGGTGATGTCATCATTTATCTGCTCTACCAGACTGGTGGCGGACCTTTGCTGGTTCTGGTACGGGCACTACTGGTCGCATGGCTGGTCTGGCTGATTATGAACTCCGGCTCCCAATCTGTACCACGATTCTGGACAGTGCTGGCTGTATTCCTGGGCGTCCTGGTACTTTCACAACGTCTCTATTTCCGAACGGAACTTTTCAGCCTGGTCTTGCTGGGTGTTACTCTTGTCGCATTGACCA
This genomic stretch from Planctomycetia bacterium harbors:
- a CDS encoding ABC transporter permease subunit, with the translated sequence MWHAWWYLVKLSFWRQGRSLQTLTAFLLIFLLAGIIVVVATVNASFGRPGWNVSNFTRDLIVGRDNIPGVYLNLLLPLMCLCFGTQALGGEWEERSLVWVLTRPIPRSLIYLAKFTAALPWTLATTLGGFWLAGFAAGSRSVDLNWNQSLAQRLTEMGPFSAPFLLPEILEAGNLRPDVTWPGIEVVSALWPCVMMGSIAYLALFMLFGAVFRRSTVMGMTYAFLLEGLVGSMPGLLKRGSLSFYTRCMSYDWAGSTSWATANGMLGIDPTRNSLVLPVPGVVALSVLILITILLLALGAWRFSRKEFHDLT
- a CDS encoding cytidylate kinase-like family protein gives rise to the protein MSTSIHNLNERSGTHSIPRHGDAGDRSLVQVFHPPAITIAISRETGARGASIGKRVSKKLGWSYYDQELLHYLAQGSRLEDEIFTQLTPEAREWVGENFAMLQQENRLIKDAKEQDMAQVILAIAAKGKAVIVGRGAGALLPAQCVMHVRILAPLEDRVTWIRQIHRLTRDQALDFIQRQDKQRAGMLDAHFRKSARDNVIYDMMLNSSRLGELGCASVIAEAARLKQNLGAFSGSAMPIQESTL
- a CDS encoding helix-turn-helix domain-containing protein, whose translation is MSQDFYSLEDAAKKLGLTTQELNAMAQHREIRAFADRGTWRFKVSDVDELATRRGLVSNPNFRLSDPDLQGAPSDIFAGERAEIQKDTKGKPSAGGDTGKVDLGALAGDEDSGVPSSSSFVFGNKPAKSDKLGPATPMSFDDESSVPLGREPLGGTSGDSRVRLDSPSGRLPDMGVHLVDFDMKPISDPPSSRKLVPPPIPAGSGKLPTGGSGKLPTGSGKIKPPKGDTGKLKPPSKPGINTSSEFELNPVAPGPNDSIFDFTTPSMDNIDLDLAAKQRDIVDLGGAVQTPAQGGSMRAKLPPVPDESSTFELNLEPASSEELAVMPYTPRPDGGPKDTSSEFDLSLQVPEDSSSDFDLSADSSSGNMSALDSSPDSSGSSTARIPSEEVMVTEDSDFELALDDDAAIVDETGSEVVVIDEDDATTDMAAASAASARGRRQQLAGDDEEAVVEVADEEVYAGAPARAAEWGWVSLVHLPTALIMIFTGFLLFEMVRSIAGYETKSAVTGAVFELVKKITN
- a CDS encoding DUF1559 domain-containing protein — translated: MRKAITLVEVIVVVAIILILIALALPAVQKVRRAADILKCKSNMKQMGIAFHNRQASHGQFSLPDTSTSPANRQDLLGWLVHMLPDIEQDAVFAKAIQDLEISRDTSSDPRHTGLAKVIPLYVCPTDTRLYAPRVYPNGLEVGYTSYLGVLQVQKLGPLQVIAGPQFLTAPLGMSKQSFSLIKDGVSNTAMVSERPPPDGNVYAGSWYTAFYYSGNPFRCEGPHSKMDLGPDALKFLLNQNSCPEDCIVKTYLGPGRLDNPCDRFHLWSLHGLGANFLFADGSVRFLSYSANAMMPSIFSIDGGEAVELPD